A part of Camelus bactrianus isolate YW-2024 breed Bactrian camel chromosome 7, ASM4877302v1, whole genome shotgun sequence genomic DNA contains:
- the TAC1 gene encoding protachykinin-1 isoform X2 — MKILVALAVFFLVSTQMFAEEIGANDDLNYWSDWSDSDQIKEELPEPFEHLLQRIARRPKPQQFFGLMGKRDAGLGQISHKRHKTDSFVGLMGKRALNSVAYERSAMQNYERRRK; from the exons ATGAAAATCCTCGTGGCCTTGGCAGTCTTTTTTCTCGTCTCCACTCaaatgtttgcagaagaaatCGGAGCCAATGATGATCTGAATTATTGGTCGGACTGGTCCGACAGCGACCAGATCAAG GAGGAGCTGCCCGAGCCCTTTGAGCATCTTCTGCAGAGAATCGCCCGGAGACCCAAGCCTCAGCAGTTCTTCGGATTAATGGGCAAACGGGATGCCG GACTTGGCCAGATCTCTCATAAAA GGCATAAAACAGATTCCTTTGTTGGACTAATGGGCAAAAGAGCTTTAAATTCTG TGGCTTACGAACGGAGTGCAATGCAGAATTACGAAAGAAGACGTAAATGA
- the TAC1 gene encoding protachykinin-1 isoform X1, giving the protein MKILVALAVFFLVSTQMFAEEIGANDDLNYWSDWSDSDQIKEELPEPFEHLLQRIARRPKPQQFFGLMGKRDADSSVEKQVALLKALYGLGQISHKRHKTDSFVGLMGKRALNSVAYERSAMQNYERRRK; this is encoded by the exons ATGAAAATCCTCGTGGCCTTGGCAGTCTTTTTTCTCGTCTCCACTCaaatgtttgcagaagaaatCGGAGCCAATGATGATCTGAATTATTGGTCGGACTGGTCCGACAGCGACCAGATCAAG GAGGAGCTGCCCGAGCCCTTTGAGCATCTTCTGCAGAGAATCGCCCGGAGACCCAAGCCTCAGCAGTTCTTCGGATTAATGGGCAAACGGGATGCCG ATTCCTCAGTTGAAAAACAAGTGGCCCTGTTAAAGGCTCTTTATG GACTTGGCCAGATCTCTCATAAAA GGCATAAAACAGATTCCTTTGTTGGACTAATGGGCAAAAGAGCTTTAAATTCTG TGGCTTACGAACGGAGTGCAATGCAGAATTACGAAAGAAGACGTAAATGA
- the TAC1 gene encoding protachykinin-1 isoform X3 gives MKILVALAVFFLVSTQMFAEEIGANDDLNYWSDWSDSDQIKEELPEPFEHLLQRIARRPKPQQFFGLMGKRDADSSVEKQVALLKALYGLGQISHKMAYERSAMQNYERRRK, from the exons ATGAAAATCCTCGTGGCCTTGGCAGTCTTTTTTCTCGTCTCCACTCaaatgtttgcagaagaaatCGGAGCCAATGATGATCTGAATTATTGGTCGGACTGGTCCGACAGCGACCAGATCAAG GAGGAGCTGCCCGAGCCCTTTGAGCATCTTCTGCAGAGAATCGCCCGGAGACCCAAGCCTCAGCAGTTCTTCGGATTAATGGGCAAACGGGATGCCG ATTCCTCAGTTGAAAAACAAGTGGCCCTGTTAAAGGCTCTTTATG GACTTGGCCAGATCTCTCATAAAA TGGCTTACGAACGGAGTGCAATGCAGAATTACGAAAGAAGACGTAAATGA
- the TAC1 gene encoding protachykinin-1 isoform X4: MKILVALAVFFLVSTQMFAEEIGANDDLNYWSDWSDSDQIKEELPEPFEHLLQRIARRPKPQQFFGLMGKRDAGLGQISHKMAYERSAMQNYERRRK; encoded by the exons ATGAAAATCCTCGTGGCCTTGGCAGTCTTTTTTCTCGTCTCCACTCaaatgtttgcagaagaaatCGGAGCCAATGATGATCTGAATTATTGGTCGGACTGGTCCGACAGCGACCAGATCAAG GAGGAGCTGCCCGAGCCCTTTGAGCATCTTCTGCAGAGAATCGCCCGGAGACCCAAGCCTCAGCAGTTCTTCGGATTAATGGGCAAACGGGATGCCG GACTTGGCCAGATCTCTCATAAAA TGGCTTACGAACGGAGTGCAATGCAGAATTACGAAAGAAGACGTAAATGA